One genomic region from Rosa rugosa chromosome 1, drRosRugo1.1, whole genome shotgun sequence encodes:
- the LOC133728381 gene encoding protein SRG1-like, which translates to MVSSKPGSCFGLSHHHSGVSSIEKLITDDSVIEVPQNYVISDQESPVSDGTILATIPTIDMRQLVLINQSENKDELDKLHSTCKEWGIFQLVNHGVSSALLDKVKQELEDFFKLPLEEKMRYKVRPGDVEGYGTVVKSQDQKLDWGNRFFMFTNPRRKPHLFPELPTSLRNTLETYMLELQRIARTLLGFMGKLLQMKMDEIEELFEDGLQSLRMTHYPPCPKPELVVGLRPHSDGSGITILHQVDGVQGLQIKKDGAWSPVIFDHGAFVVNVGDILQILSDGLYKSIEHRVTVNSEKERISIAMFFMPKLEAEIGPVTTLRDPQKPPSFGKIGMEKFVEKYFAHNLNGKTPLERMKTEDSEEKTTA; encoded by the exons ATGGTATCATCAAAACCAGGTAGCTGCTTTGGTCTCTCTCATCATCACTCAGGAGTCAGTAGTATTGAGAAACTCATCACCGATGATTCAGTGATCGAAGTCCCCCAAAACTATGTTATCTCAGATCAGGAGTCTCCGGTCTCTGATGGGACTATCCTTGCCACAATCCCCACCATTGACATGAGACAGTTGGTCCTAATCAATCAGTCTGAAAACAAAGATGAACTGGATAAGTTGCACTCAACATGCAAAGAATGGGGAATTTTTCAG TTGGTTAACCATGGAGTTAGCTCTGCACTACTGGACAAAGTGAAGCAAGAATTAGAGGATTTTTTCAAGCTTCCCTTGGAAGAGAAAATGAGATACAAAGTAAGGCCAGGTGATGTTGAAGGCTATGGAACTGTTGTCAAATCGCAAGATCAAAAACTCGACTGGGGTAACAGGTTCTTCATGTTTACCAACCCGAGAAGGAAACCCCATCTTTTCCCGGAGCTGCCTACATCCCTGAG GAATACCTTGGAGACATACATGTTGGAATTACAAAGGATTGCCCGAACCCTTTTAGGGTTCATGGGAAAACTTCTACAGATGAAGATGGATGAGATCGAAGAGTTGTTTGAAGATGGTCTGCAGTCACTGAGGATGACTCACTATCCTCCATGCCCAAAACCAGAGCTAGTTGTTGGCCTCAGGCCTCATTCTGATGGTAGTGGCATCACTATTCTCCACCAGGTTGATGGAGTTCAAGGCCTTCAAATTAAAAAAGATGGGGCTTGGTCCCCTGTGATCTTTGACCATGGTGcctttgttgtcaatgttggaGACATTCTACAG ATTCTAAGTGATGGGCTTTATAAAAGTATCGAGCACAGAGTGACTGTGAACTCAGAGAAAGAAAGGATTTCAATTGCTATGTTCTTCATGCCCAAACTTGAGGCAGAAATTGGACCTGTGACCACCCTGAGAGATCCTCAGAAGCCACCATCTTTTGGGAAAATAGGAATGGAAAAATTTGTCGAGAAGTACTTTGCTCATAACCTAAATGGAAAAACACCCTTGGAGCGAATGAAAACAGAAGACAGTGAAGAGAAAACTACTGCATGA